In Deltaproteobacteria bacterium, the DNA window TGGGGGGCAAGGGCTCAAGATTCATCATTCCCCGGGCCTATGGAGGACTGGGTTATGCCATTCCGGCCACCGTGGGGGCCTATTTCGCCCGCCCTGATGCTCGACTCATTGGGCTCTTCGGAGACGGCAGCCTGGGGATGGCGGCAGGCGAACTGGAAACGCTGGCGCGGCTGGAGATACCGGCAGTGCTTATTCACTTCAGCAATGCCTGCTTCGGGTGGATCAAGGCCCTGCAGGCACTTCACAGCAAAGGGAAGTTTTACTCCGTTGACTTTACTAGAGGCGACCCCGTCCTTGTAGCAGAGGGTTTCGGCTTGAAGGCATTAAGGATAGAAGATCCCAAAAATCTGGATGGATACCTTGAAGAGGTGTTTGCCTGTGACAGACCTGTCTTTCTGGACGTGATAGCAGAATCAGAGGCAAGCCACCTTCCACCTGTATTTTCCTGGCAGAAGGCAGCAGAAAAGGAGTGGGACCAATCGGCGTAAAGACAAACAGGCGATGATCCATGGCCTTACCATTTAAATACATATCCTTCTTGATCTTTCGCCTATCCGGCATCGTTCTGCTTCCATAACAGGCCTATGGGTCCCCTTGATTACACCCCTCTCAAGCCTTCTTTTCTTCTGGTGGTGTTTTGTGACTTCCATTCAATAAGGAGGATGAACAAATGAAAGTTATTATTGTTGGAGGGGGTTGGGCCGGGTGTGCAGCCGCCCTCACAGTCGTCAAAAAAGGCGCGGAGGCCGTGTTGATCGATCGGACGGACATGCTTCTGGGTACGGGTCTTGTCGGAGGGATTTTTCGAAATAACGGCCGTTTTACGGCTGCTGAAGAGATGATTGCGATGTCCGGAGGCGAGTTGTTTCATCTCATGGACCAAACCGCACTCCATAAGGATGTCGATTTCCCGGGTCACCGACATGCATCTCTTTACAATGTAGCAAGGATGGAGCCGGTCGTTAAAAGATTTCTTCTCAGACAAGGAGTCCGGATCCAGAGCAACACCCGGATAGTGAACGCAGAAATGGATGGAAATCGTATCAAGTCGGTCCTGGCGAAACAAGAAAAAGAGGAATTATACTTTGCCGGCGATGCCTTTATAGACACCACCGGGACGGCCGGTCCACCGGCCAATTGCAACAAGTACGGCAATGGCTGCGCCATGTGTATCCTGAGATGCCATTCGTTCGGCGGGCGGGTGAGTCTTGCCGCAAAAGCCGGTGTCCGGGAAATCTCCGGCGAAAAAAACGGCCGTATCGGGGCCATGAGCGGATCATGCAAACTAATGAAAGAATCCCTGGATCCTGCAATTGTCGACGAGTTAAACACCAAGGGTGTATCGGTGGTGCCTATTCCAAAATCAAAAATAATAAGAGGGAAACTTGCCCTGAAGTGTTGCCAGCAATACGCCCTGAGCGATTTCGAGGAAAACATCGTCCTCCTGGATACCGGTCATGCCAAGCTGATGACCCCATTTTTCCCCCTGGAGGCCCTGCGGGAGATTCCCGGTCTTGAAAATGCTCGCTACGAGGATCCTTATGCAGGTGGTATTGGAAATTCCATTCGCTATATCGGAATGTCGCCAAGGGATAATGCACTGAAAGTAGAAGGGGTGGAGAATCTGTTTTGCGCCGGTGAAAAGGCGGGCTTGATGGTGGGGCATACGGAGGCCATCTGCACGGGGACCCTGGCAGGATACAATGCCGTAAGATACATCAAAAAGGAAAAGCCGCTTATACTTCCCACGACTCTCGCCGTGGGGGAACTGATAAGCTACGTACGGACGCAAATGATAGATGAGGGAATCCGCAGCTTGAAATATACATTTTCAGGTTCCGTCTTTTTTAAGCGAATGGGAGAACGAGGCCTCTATTCCATCGATATAGAGGAAATTGAAAAGAGGGTCGATTCAGCAGGAATGAGCGGAATTTTTTCCTGATTGTTTAATAAATACCGCCCATTGTCCTATTAACCCTTTAGACGGAAAGGAGGAAGCAATGGTGGAATTAACTGCTGCCCATTGGATTTACCTCATCGGCATTATCGCTGTACTGGTAGCGATGACCTTCCGGCTGGAAACCCCCCTGGTCTGCATGGTTGCAGCCTTTATTTTGGGATGGGTGATAACGGGTGATCTCATACAGGCCGTTCAGGCGATCTTCAATGCC includes these proteins:
- a CDS encoding FAD-dependent oxidoreductase, which codes for MKVIIVGGGWAGCAAALTVVKKGAEAVLIDRTDMLLGTGLVGGIFRNNGRFTAAEEMIAMSGGELFHLMDQTALHKDVDFPGHRHASLYNVARMEPVVKRFLLRQGVRIQSNTRIVNAEMDGNRIKSVLAKQEKEELYFAGDAFIDTTGTAGPPANCNKYGNGCAMCILRCHSFGGRVSLAAKAGVREISGEKNGRIGAMSGSCKLMKESLDPAIVDELNTKGVSVVPIPKSKIIRGKLALKCCQQYALSDFEENIVLLDTGHAKLMTPFFPLEALREIPGLENARYEDPYAGGIGNSIRYIGMSPRDNALKVEGVENLFCAGEKAGLMVGHTEAICTGTLAGYNAVRYIKKEKPLILPTTLAVGELISYVRTQMIDEGIRSLKYTFSGSVFFKRMGERGLYSIDIEEIEKRVDSAGMSGIFS